A single region of the Xylanivirga thermophila genome encodes:
- a CDS encoding Gfo/Idh/MocA family protein, giving the protein MKDRLNFAVIGCGRISGKHMEGIAKNRDRAVLKAVCDIIPEKMDGAIDKYNRFMGEYIKVSKYRDYEKLLLDPDIDIVTVATESGYHARIAIDALEAGKHVVVEKPMALSIKDADAMIDAADRNGRKLCVSFQNRYNKAVKKTREAYEAGRFGRMLHGVASIRWNRGDEYYSQAAWRGTWALDGGALMNQCTHNIDLIQWFFGPVDTVYAQTDTFLRPIEGEDTGAVIIRFKSGAIGIIEGSVCVYPHNLEETLNLFGEKGTVCLGGMSLNHVETWKFGDGIDTEEYIIKNYGENPENVYGFGHAPLFANMIDGVLEGKALHIDGREGKKALEIILAAYKSSMTGEPVKLPLKDFATTDMK; this is encoded by the coding sequence TTGAAGGATAGACTAAATTTTGCAGTGATAGGCTGTGGCAGGATATCAGGAAAGCATATGGAAGGTATAGCCAAAAATCGTGATCGTGCAGTACTCAAAGCGGTATGCGATATTATACCTGAAAAGATGGATGGGGCGATAGACAAATACAATAGATTTATGGGAGAGTATATTAAGGTATCAAAATACAGGGATTATGAGAAACTCCTGTTGGATCCTGATATAGATATAGTTACTGTAGCTACCGAAAGTGGATATCATGCACGGATTGCAATAGACGCCCTTGAGGCGGGAAAACATGTGGTGGTTGAAAAGCCCATGGCATTATCCATAAAGGATGCTGATGCCATGATAGATGCAGCTGACAGAAATGGTAGAAAGCTTTGTGTGTCTTTTCAAAACAGATATAACAAGGCGGTTAAAAAGACCAGGGAGGCGTATGAAGCCGGAAGATTTGGAAGGATGCTCCATGGAGTAGCCAGCATAAGATGGAACAGAGGAGATGAGTATTACAGTCAGGCTGCCTGGAGGGGTACGTGGGCCTTGGATGGGGGTGCCCTTATGAATCAGTGCACCCATAATATAGATCTCATTCAATGGTTTTTCGGTCCAGTAGATACGGTATATGCCCAAACTGATACCTTCCTAAGGCCTATTGAAGGAGAGGATACAGGTGCAGTTATTATCCGCTTTAAAAGTGGTGCCATAGGAATAATAGAGGGGAGCGTTTGTGTATATCCACATAATCTAGAGGAGACATTAAACCTATTTGGTGAGAAGGGTACTGTGTGTTTAGGAGGTATGTCTTTAAATCATGTGGAAACATGGAAGTTTGGTGATGGGATTGATACTGAGGAGTATATAATAAAAAATTATGGTGAGAACCCTGAAAATGTATATGGGTTTGGTCATGCACCCCTTTTTGCAAATATGATAGATGGAGTGCTTGAGGGTAAAGCCCTGCATATAGACGGGCGGGAGGGGAAAAAGGCGCTTGAGATAATACTTGCAGCCTATAAATCCTCCATGACAGGTGAACCGGTGAAACTACCCCTCAAAGATTTTGCCACTACCGATATGAAATAG
- a CDS encoding DegT/DnrJ/EryC1/StrS family aminotransferase — translation MNIPLVNLKRQSDRLRDEIHASLDRVIDSGQFIMGDEEKTFEKEIASFVGTTYGIGVGNGTDALIMALRALNIGPGDEVITSPFTFFASAESISSVGATPVFVDISPDTYCMDVDMLYDAITPRTKAIIPVHIFGHMVDMKKLMEIAKARNLAVIEDACQAIGATQDCMRAGAIGDAGCFSFFPTKNLGGMGDGGMVVTNRKDMDDAVRMFRVHGSRRKYHNECIGYNSRLDELQAAILRVKLRYLSGWEKKRRYRARIYNEELKNLPIKLPIELDEYRHVYHLYVIGCDERDGLMSYLKDKGIGCGVYYPLPLHLLPVYRNLGYGIGRLKNAEGAAITTLAIPLCPELNDLEQEYVIDSIKEFYGVK, via the coding sequence TTGAATATACCTTTGGTTAATTTAAAAAGGCAAAGCGATAGACTGCGGGATGAGATACATGCATCCCTTGATAGGGTAATAGATAGTGGTCAATTTATAATGGGAGACGAAGAAAAGACATTTGAAAAGGAGATAGCATCTTTTGTAGGTACCACATATGGAATAGGGGTAGGTAATGGTACCGATGCATTGATTATGGCATTAAGGGCATTGAATATTGGACCGGGAGATGAGGTTATAACCTCCCCATTTACTTTTTTTGCATCGGCTGAAAGTATATCCAGTGTAGGGGCAACTCCGGTTTTTGTAGACATATCACCTGATACATATTGTATGGACGTAGATATGCTCTATGATGCAATAACGCCGCGAACCAAGGCTATAATACCTGTTCATATATTTGGTCATATGGTGGACATGAAAAAGCTTATGGAGATTGCAAAGGCCCGTAACTTGGCAGTAATAGAGGATGCATGTCAGGCCATAGGAGCAACTCAGGATTGTATGAGGGCGGGAGCCATAGGGGATGCAGGTTGCTTTTCATTTTTCCCTACCAAGAATCTAGGAGGTATGGGAGATGGGGGTATGGTAGTTACCAATCGTAAGGATATGGACGATGCTGTGCGTATGTTTAGGGTTCATGGCAGCCGTAGAAAATACCACAATGAATGTATAGGCTATAATAGCAGGCTTGATGAACTGCAGGCAGCCATTCTAAGGGTAAAGCTAAGGTATCTTAGTGGCTGGGAGAAAAAGCGCCGATATAGGGCGAGAATTTATAATGAAGAATTAAAAAATTTGCCAATAAAGCTGCCAATAGAGCTAGATGAGTATAGGCATGTATATCATCTGTACGTAATAGGGTGTGATGAACGGGATGGATTAATGTCCTATTTAAAGGATAAGGGTATAGGCTGTGGTGTATATTATCCATTGCCTTTGCATCTTTTACCCGTATATAGAAATTTGGGATATGGAATAGGCAGGCTAAAAAATGCCGAGGGGGCAGCTATTACGACTCTGGCGATTCCACTGTGTCCTGAATTAAATGATCTGGAACAAGAATATGTAATAGATTCAATAAAGGAATTTTATGGGGTGAAGTAA
- a CDS encoding nucleotide sugar dehydrogenase has translation MGVVNSKLGSKLLEKINSKRAIVGVVGLGYVGLPLAVEKAKAGYHVIGFDVQKKRVDMVNAGINYIGDVVNEELSDIIGHKKFEATTDYDYIGRVDAVAICVPTPLDKYQQPDVSYVISSTREIAKRLHPGMLIVLESTTYPGTTEEVVKPILEETGLRCGKDFFLAFSPERVDPGNRHYNTKNTPKVVGGCTEECTEIAAAMYRNVLEGEIFKVSSPRVAEMEKILENTFRNINIALANEMAVLCNKMGIDVWEVIDAASTKPYGFMPFYPGPGLGGHCIPIDPFYLTWKAREYDYHTRLIELAGEINNYMPEFVVERAMKLLNDHKKALNGARVLLLGVAYKNDIDDLRESPALKVIAHLEEAHANIYYHDPYIPNFTINNREYSSIELTEEVIKNSDIIIITTAHNCIDYQWVVDNAKLVFDTRGATRDIADNEGKVFKI, from the coding sequence ATGGGTGTGGTAAACAGTAAATTAGGCTCAAAATTGCTTGAGAAGATAAATAGTAAAAGGGCTATAGTAGGGGTGGTAGGGCTAGGATATGTAGGCCTTCCATTAGCTGTAGAAAAGGCCAAAGCCGGTTATCATGTTATAGGCTTTGACGTACAGAAGAAACGGGTAGATATGGTGAACGCAGGTATAAATTATATAGGGGATGTAGTGAATGAGGAATTGTCCGATATAATAGGACATAAGAAATTTGAGGCTACTACAGATTATGATTATATAGGTAGGGTAGATGCCGTAGCCATATGTGTACCTACTCCCCTTGATAAATATCAACAACCCGATGTATCATATGTGATATCCTCTACAAGGGAGATAGCTAAAAGGCTACATCCGGGTATGCTGATAGTGCTGGAGAGTACTACATACCCCGGGACTACGGAAGAGGTGGTAAAGCCAATATTGGAGGAGACAGGACTTAGATGTGGCAAGGATTTTTTTCTGGCTTTTTCTCCTGAACGTGTGGATCCAGGTAATAGGCATTATAACACCAAAAATACTCCCAAGGTAGTAGGGGGGTGCACCGAAGAATGTACTGAAATAGCTGCTGCAATGTACAGAAATGTATTGGAAGGTGAAATATTCAAGGTGTCCAGCCCACGGGTAGCCGAGATGGAAAAGATACTTGAAAATACGTTTAGAAATATAAACATAGCCCTAGCGAATGAAATGGCTGTATTATGCAATAAAATGGGAATAGATGTATGGGAGGTAATAGATGCTGCCAGTACCAAGCCATATGGTTTTATGCCATTTTATCCTGGCCCTGGTCTTGGGGGACATTGTATACCAATCGATCCTTTTTACCTGACATGGAAGGCGCGGGAGTATGACTATCATACCCGGCTTATAGAACTTGCCGGGGAGATAAACAATTATATGCCTGAATTTGTAGTAGAGCGGGCAATGAAGCTTTTAAATGATCATAAAAAGGCACTTAATGGTGCGAGGGTGTTGCTACTTGGTGTGGCATATAAAAATGATATCGATGATCTAAGGGAATCTCCTGCTTTGAAGGTAATAGCCCATCTAGAAGAGGCGCATGCCAATATCTATTATCATGATCCATATATACCAAATTTTACGATAAACAATAGGGAATATAGCTCCATAGAGCTTACTGAAGAAGTGATAAAGAATTCAGATATCATAATAATTACTACTGCCCATAACTGTATAGACTATCAATGGGTGGTGGATAACGCCAAGCTTGTATTTGATACTAGAGGGGCAACGAGGGACATAGCTGATAATGAAGGCAAGGTATTCAAAATTTAA